Proteins encoded within one genomic window of Vicia villosa cultivar HV-30 ecotype Madison, WI unplaced genomic scaffold, Vvil1.0 ctg.003053F_1_1, whole genome shotgun sequence:
- the LOC131640308 gene encoding serine carboxypeptidase-like 45: protein MISLIHSCSLIATIIIVVTTKIIVGVNSFPESDKISSLPQQPKVEFQQYAGYITVDKVQKRSLFYYFVEAEVEPASKPVVLWLNGGPGCSSVGVGAFVEHGPFKPTQNGLIKNDYSWNKEANILYLESPAGVGFSYSANESFYDYVNDEMTAKDNLVFLQHWFTEFQEYKNNDFFITGESYAGHYAPQLAQLILRSKSKSKINLKGIAIGNPLLETNTDFNSRAEFIWSHGLISDSTYESFTKICNYSQIRREYQNGALTPICARVNRLVSMELSRYVDPYDVTLDICLPSEKQQAYRLTQLQEGDKIDVCVEDETITYLNRKEVQEALHAKLVGIITTWFTCSQVLKYDMRNLEIPTISILGTLVKSGVRVLVFSGDQDSVIPLTGTRSLVNGLAKDIGLNTTESYRAWFNERQIGGWTQIYGSNILLFATIRGAAHEAPFSQPGRSLVLFKAFLEGKSLPTIV, encoded by the exons ATGATATCTCTGATTCATTCATGTTCTTTGATTGCAACAATAATAATTGTTGTTACAACAAAAATCATTGTAGGAGTAAATTCCTTTCCAGAATCTGATAAGATAAGCAGTTTACCTCAGCAGCCAAAAGTGGAATTCCAGCAATATGCTGGTTACATTACAGTTGATAAAGTCCAGAAAAGATCTTTGTTTTATTACTTTGTTGAAGCAGAAGTTGAACCGGCTTCTAAACCAGTTGTGCTTTGGTTAAATGGAG ggCCTGGTTGTTCATCTGTTGGAGTTGGTGCTTTTGTGGAGCATGGACCATTCAAACCAACGCAAAATGGCCTTATTAAAAATGATTACAGTTGGAACAAAG AGGCAAATATTTTGTACTTGGAATCACCTGCTGGTGTTGGTTTCTCCTATTCTGCCAATGAATCATTCTATGACTATGTCAATGATGAAATGACAG CAAAGGATAACCTTGTTTTTCTACAACATTGGTTCACTGAATTTCAAGAGTACAAAAATAATGATTTCTTTATCACTGGGGAGAGCTATGCAG GTCACTATGCACCTCAACTTGCACAACTCATTCTTCGAAGCAAAAGCAAAAGCAAAATCAATCTCAAGGGAATAGCA ATAGGGAATCCTCTTCTTGAAACCAACACAGATTTCAACTCCAGAGCTGAGTTTATCTGGTCTCATGGACTAATATCAGATTCAACCTATGAATCCTTCACAAAAATATGCAACTATTCCCAAATTAGAAGAGAATATCAAAATGGAGCACTTACTCCCATTTGTGCAAGAGTGAATAGGCTAGTCTCAATGGAG TTGAGTAGATATGTTGATCCGTACGATGTTACTCTTGATATCTGTCTGCCATCTGAAAAACAACAGGCATATAGGCTAACTCAACTG CAAGAGGGAGATAAGATAGATGTTTGTGTGGAAGATGAAACAATCACATACTTGAATAGAAAAGAAGTTCAAGAAGCTCTCCATGCTAAGCTTGTAGGGATCATCACCACATGGTTTACTTGTAGTCA AGTTCTCAAATATGACATGCGAAATCTAGAGATCCCAACTATATCAATTCTAGGGACACTGGTTAAATCAGGTGTAAGAGTTCTAGTATTCAG TGGAGATCAAGATTCAGTTATACCCTTAACCGGAACGCGTTCTTTAGTGAATGGATTAGCCAAGGACATTGGGTTGAACACAACAGAGAGCTATAGAGCTTGGTTTAATGAAAGACAGATTGGTGGATGGACACAAATATATGGTAGTAACATTTTATTGTTTGCAACCATAAGAGGAGCAGCTCATGAGGCTCCATTTTCACAACCAGGGAGATCATTGGTGTTGTTTAAGGCATTTTTGGAAGGAAAATCACTTCCAACTATTGTCTAA